Below is a genomic region from Ancylomarina subtilis.
GATTTAAAGGACCCATCCGTAAGTCGTGAAGAAATATCAGTTATGGCCGATATTGGAACTGAAGAAGGTGTTTTTAAAGAACGTGAAAATAAAGTCATCCAAAATTTAATCCGACTTCGGTCAATTAAGGTGACCGAAATTATGACGCCAAGGGTTGTGGTTGTGGCCGCAGATGAAAATATGTCCTTGGAAGAATTTCTTACAAAAAAGGAATTTCGTTATTATTCGCGTATTCCAATTTATTCCGAAAATATTGAGAATGTAAGAGCTTATGTTTTTCGCCAAACTGTATTCGAAAAACTTGCTGAGAAGAAAGAAAAATTAAGACTTAAAGATATTAGTAGAGAAATCGTCATTACTCACGAATTTCAAACACTTTTAAAAGTCTGGGATCAACTTCTTAAAAAGAAAGAACACATCGCCTTAGTCGTTGATGAATATGGTGGTATGGATGGGATAGTGACCATGGAAGATATTATAGAAACCCTACTCGGAATTGAGATTCTCGATGAAAAGGATAAAATCATCGATATGCAACAATACGCACGGGAACGTTGGGCTGAACGTAAAGCAAAATTTGATATGCTAGACAAATCAAATAATTCAGAAATATCAGATAATCAGTAAAACAAGCGCAACAAAGTTACTTTGCCGCGCTTATTTTATTATTTAATTAATTCTGTCAATAGGGTTCGAACGGCACTTACCGATTCAACTTTATACTTGGCAGCAGTGTGTTTTAAGCCCACTTTAATGGTATGTGCAGTATCGGGAAGTTCTCTGAACATATACTCATCTGTCCAGTCATCTCCTACAGCAAAAATAAAATCAAAGGGCTTGTTCTTAATAAATTGTAAGGCGGCGATTCCTTTGTTTATTCCACCGGTTTTCACCTCAATAACCTTATTCCCTTCTAATATCTCAAGATTGTGATTGGCAATCATGGTTGTCAATTCATCTTTTAATTCATTGGCTCTTAAGTCGGCTTGTTCGGGTTCGGCTTTTCTAAAATGCCAAACCAAAGAATAATTTTTCTCTTCAATAAAGGTGCCTGGTGTTCTGTCAACAAATGTTTCAAGTATAGGTTTGATGCTCGATTTCCAATTGTCCGTCACATTCGAGAGCATTTTCCAGTCTCGGTCCAACTTTTTACTCCAGACTCCATGCTCGACAATTAAGTTGATTTTATGTCCGTCAAACCAGGATTCCAAACTGGCTCGGTCACGTCCGCTAATAATGGTAATAACGTTGCGAGGGTCCTCTTCCAACTGATATAATAATTGGTGCAGTTCTTCGTTGGGTTTGGCTTCATTCGGATTTCTCCTAAAACCTGTTAGTGTCCCATCATAGTCTAAAAAGATGGCTCGCATTTTAGAATTTTGATAATCCGAGCGAATCTTATCCATTATGTTGGCATTAACGCGCTTGGCATGCATTGAATTTTGAATTCTCTCCACCTTAGAGAGTGATTTTACAAATTCACTAGCCCACTTAAACACATCGTAGCGTTTGATTCTGTCCTGAAGGAAAATCATACGTTCACGTTGTTCGTCAAGAGGCATTGTCAGTGCCTGTTTTATACTTTCAGCTATCTCACTGATATTATTCGGATTGATAATCAAAGCCTCTCCCATTTCTTTTGCCACACCAGCCATTTCACTGAGTATAATCACACCAGTACGGTTGGTCCGGGATGCCACATATTCTTTGGCAACCAAGTTCATTCCATCGCGAACGGGTGTAACCAGAGCGACGTCACAAGAGCTGTATAATTCGATTAAATTCTCAAAAGGCATCGATCGGTAAAAATACCAAACCGGAGTGTAATTTATATTCCCAAATTGGCCATTCACATTCCCAACCAACTCTTCAACTTCTTTCTTCAAATTGACATAGTGTTCCACTGTGCCACGAGACGGTACGGCAAGCATTATCAGAGTCACCTTTCCAACAAACTCAGGGTATTCTTCCAAAAACTTGGCAAAGGCTCTTAATCGGTTAGGGATCCCCTTTGAATAGTCCAACCTATCGATAGAAAGTATCAACTTTCGATCAGGCGACAGAAGAAAATATTTTTCAAGTTCACGATGAAGTTTCGATTTTTCCTGAAGAGGTTTTTGGAAAATTCCAGTTGCAGCATTCTTAAATTTATCGTAATCTATCCCCATAGGAAAAGCATCAACAATAATAATCCGATCTTCAATTTGAATCTGA
It encodes:
- a CDS encoding CNNM domain-containing protein; the encoded protein is MLLLLFYLCLALFISFLCSIMESVLLSTPMSFLLVKEKEGLKSSRVFIKLKNHIDRPLSAILSLNTIAHTIGAAGVGAEATKIFGEVYFGLISAVLTFLILIFSEIIPKTIGASYWRSLALTSGLIINFMVIISYPLVIMSGYITKLFSADLKDPSVSREEISVMADIGTEEGVFKERENKVIQNLIRLRSIKVTEIMTPRVVVVAADENMSLEEFLTKKEFRYYSRIPIYSENIENVRAYVFRQTVFEKLAEKKEKLRLKDISREIVITHEFQTLLKVWDQLLKKKEHIALVVDEYGGMDGIVTMEDIIETLLGIEILDEKDKIIDMQQYARERWAERKAKFDMLDKSNNSEISDNQ
- a CDS encoding bifunctional alpha,alpha-trehalose-phosphate synthase (UDP-forming)/trehalose-phosphatase, yielding MNRIHIVSNRLPVSINVNDDQIELIPSVGGLATGMRSVYKEYNGKWIGWPGLASDDIDDKLVGRIEEKLLEEDCISVHLSKKEIDLYYDGFSNRTIWPLFHYFAQYIDYDPELWEAFVGVNQKFADKALETLEEGDTIWIHDYQLLLVPEMIKSKKPNITVGFFLHIPFPSFEVLRILPWRKELIQGMLGADLIGFHTYDYQRHFFSSVRRLMGYEISFNQIQIEDRIIIVDAFPMGIDYDKFKNAATGIFQKPLQEKSKLHRELEKYFLLSPDRKLILSIDRLDYSKGIPNRLRAFAKFLEEYPEFVGKVTLIMLAVPSRGTVEHYVNLKKEVEELVGNVNGQFGNINYTPVWYFYRSMPFENLIELYSSCDVALVTPVRDGMNLVAKEYVASRTNRTGVIILSEMAGVAKEMGEALIINPNNISEIAESIKQALTMPLDEQRERMIFLQDRIKRYDVFKWASEFVKSLSKVERIQNSMHAKRVNANIMDKIRSDYQNSKMRAIFLDYDGTLTGFRRNPNEAKPNEELHQLLYQLEEDPRNVITIISGRDRASLESWFDGHKINLIVEHGVWSKKLDRDWKMLSNVTDNWKSSIKPILETFVDRTPGTFIEEKNYSLVWHFRKAEPEQADLRANELKDELTTMIANHNLEILEGNKVIEVKTGGINKGIAALQFIKNKPFDFIFAVGDDWTDEYMFRELPDTAHTIKVGLKHTAAKYKVESVSAVRTLLTELIK